The Siniperca chuatsi isolate FFG_IHB_CAS linkage group LG9, ASM2008510v1, whole genome shotgun sequence genome includes a region encoding these proteins:
- the LOC122881066 gene encoding acidic leucine-rich nuclear phosphoprotein 32 family member E-like isoform X2, translating into MEMKKRISLELRNRNPAEVVALVVDNCRSSDGEVESLTDEYTGLEILSMVNVGLTSLSKLPSLPKLRKLEVSDNAISGGLDALAEKCPNLTYLNLSGNKIKELSSVEVLQNLKNLKSLDLYSCEVSTLDDYREGVFELLPQLTYLDGYDQEDNEVPDSEADNDDDDEAGPPGDEDEEDEDDEEGSEGDEDEVGLSYLMKEGIQDEEDDGDYVEEDEEEEEEEEEDGGLCLVSFKPDCRMKH; encoded by the exons GTGGTGGCGCTGGTGGTGGATAACTGTCGCTCCAGTGACGGGGAGGTGGAAAGCCTGACGGACGAGTACACGGGGCTGGAGATCCTCAGTATGGTGAACGTCGGCCTCACCTCGCTCTCCAAACTGCCCTCGCTGCCCAAACTGCGCAAG ttggAGGTGAGCGATAACGCCATCTCAGGAGGTTTGGACGCGCTGGCAGAGAAATGTCCCAACCTGACGTACCTGAACCTGAGCGGCAACAAGATCAAGGAGCTGAGCAGCGTCGAGGTTCTG CAAAACCTGAAGAACCTGAAGAGTCTGGACCTGTACAGCTGTGAAGTGTCCACGCTGGACGACTACAGGGAGGGCGTCTTCGAGCTGCTGCCTCAGCTCACGTATCTGGACGGATACGACCAGGAGGACAACGAGGTGCCCGACTCGGAGGCCGACAACG ACGATGACGATGAAGCCGGCCCACCTGGAGATGAGGACGAGGAGGACGAGGATGACGAGGAAGGCTCTGAAGGCGACGAGGACGAGGTCGGCCTGTCGTACCTGATGAAGGAGGGGATCCAG GATGAAGAAGATGACGGAGACTAtgttgaagaggatgaggaagaggaggaggaggaggaggaagatggaggtTTGTGTTTAGTTAGTTTTAAACCCGACTGCAGGATGAAAcatt ga
- the LOC122881066 gene encoding acidic leucine-rich nuclear phosphoprotein 32 family member E-like isoform X1 gives MEMKKRISLELRNRNPAEVVALVVDNCRSSDGEVESLTDEYTGLEILSMVNVGLTSLSKLPSLPKLRKLEVSDNAISGGLDALAEKCPNLTYLNLSGNKIKELSSVEVLQNLKNLKSLDLYSCEVSTLDDYREGVFELLPQLTYLDGYDQEDNEVPDSEADNDDDDEAGPPGDEDEEDEDDEEGSEGDEDEVGLSYLMKEGIQDEEDDGDYVEEDEEEEEEEEEDGDADAAGVQGEKRKRDAEDEGDDDDDE, from the exons GTGGTGGCGCTGGTGGTGGATAACTGTCGCTCCAGTGACGGGGAGGTGGAAAGCCTGACGGACGAGTACACGGGGCTGGAGATCCTCAGTATGGTGAACGTCGGCCTCACCTCGCTCTCCAAACTGCCCTCGCTGCCCAAACTGCGCAAG ttggAGGTGAGCGATAACGCCATCTCAGGAGGTTTGGACGCGCTGGCAGAGAAATGTCCCAACCTGACGTACCTGAACCTGAGCGGCAACAAGATCAAGGAGCTGAGCAGCGTCGAGGTTCTG CAAAACCTGAAGAACCTGAAGAGTCTGGACCTGTACAGCTGTGAAGTGTCCACGCTGGACGACTACAGGGAGGGCGTCTTCGAGCTGCTGCCTCAGCTCACGTATCTGGACGGATACGACCAGGAGGACAACGAGGTGCCCGACTCGGAGGCCGACAACG ACGATGACGATGAAGCCGGCCCACCTGGAGATGAGGACGAGGAGGACGAGGATGACGAGGAAGGCTCTGAAGGCGACGAGGACGAGGTCGGCCTGTCGTACCTGATGAAGGAGGGGATCCAG GATGAAGAAGATGACGGAGACTAtgttgaagaggatgaggaagaggaggaggaggaggaggaagatggag ATGCGGACGCCGCGGGGGTTCagggggagaagaggaagagagatgcAGAGGATGAAGGtgacgacgacgacgatgaataa